One stretch of Akkermansia sp. RCC_12PD DNA includes these proteins:
- a CDS encoding SDR family oxidoreductase yields the protein MMDSDFSGKVVVVTGGASGIGRAIAEAFAAAGALLAVMDVDHEQTAGLLDVLAGEGHICVTGDAGVEEDLRFFAEKVLEHFGRVDVLVNNACISRRGILSGCSYEEFNKVLCVGVSAPYLLSSLFLEHFARGASIVNIASSRAFMSQKNTESYSAAKGGIIALTHALAMSLAPRGVRVNSISPGWIDTGKFGSLTREDALQHPAGRAGVPADVVKGVFFLCLSGFVNAENLVIDGGMTRMMVYHGEEGWTYNPEARGTEPS from the coding sequence ATGATGGATTCTGATTTTTCCGGCAAGGTTGTCGTGGTGACGGGAGGCGCTTCCGGCATTGGCCGGGCCATTGCAGAGGCTTTTGCCGCGGCGGGAGCTCTGCTGGCTGTGATGGACGTCGACCATGAGCAGACGGCCGGACTTTTGGATGTTCTGGCGGGAGAGGGCCATATCTGCGTGACGGGTGATGCTGGTGTGGAGGAGGACCTTCGCTTTTTTGCGGAAAAGGTGCTTGAGCATTTCGGCCGCGTGGATGTGCTGGTAAACAATGCGTGCATCAGCCGCCGGGGCATTCTTTCCGGCTGTTCCTACGAGGAGTTCAACAAGGTTCTGTGCGTGGGCGTTTCCGCCCCCTATCTGCTGTCCAGCCTGTTTCTGGAGCATTTTGCCCGCGGGGCTTCCATCGTCAATATAGCTTCCAGCCGCGCGTTCATGTCTCAGAAGAATACGGAGAGCTACAGCGCCGCGAAAGGCGGCATCATCGCGCTGACGCATGCCCTCGCCATGAGCCTGGCGCCGCGCGGCGTGCGCGTGAACAGCATCAGTCCCGGCTGGATTGATACGGGAAAATTCGGCTCCTTGACGCGGGAGGATGCCCTGCAGCATCCCGCAGGGCGCGCGGGCGTCCCTGCGGATGTGGTGAAAGGGGTGTTTTTCCTGTGCCTTTCCGGATTCGTCAATGCAGAAAACCTGGTTATTGACGGCGGCATGACCCGCATGATGGTATACCACGGGGAAGAGGGGTGGACATATAATCCGGAAGCGCGGGGAACGGAGCCTTCCTGA
- a CDS encoding enterotoxin — protein sequence MSACSLSMDIPGVLTAANDWIEIKVHTAGRRLAGVTFTDKLNGCAYRFGDDIFSIHLDYGIKEDGVTDDVPSPRPRKISAASLMAETPAGEEIPGNPQGRRLADRRSGVKITVPFAWETEGLAVTWTAELREGSPYARILLDICPMQWASPIRMVRVLELSAPDIQTRGSVKGVPATAFGGRLFAGVESPLSFNGEEEGKLVAQISRKADIPSRTHLNVSAVLGVAAPGQLRRTFQLQYLNEERARPYGAFLNYNTWYDTLFDRYDEAFAMEAVSLYGEELVRKRGAVLDSILFDDGWDNPETLWEFNEGFKHEFRNVHKLAASYGAGPGVWFSPWGGYGRPKQNRLNAAGDCFETNERGFALSGPKYYNYFKEMCLHMIRNNGINHFKLDGTSGEETQLPGSRFASDFEAVIHLLGELRDERPDLFINLTTGTWASPFWFGIADSVWRGGWDHEFIGEGTMRQKWMTFRDSRIFNNNVAVSPLFPINSLMNHGIIYTRKARGLDTVEGTDLEDEIWSAFGSGTQMQEIYMTPQLLEPSQWDTLARAAIWARENNETLVDVHWVGGSPMELQVYGWSAWSPAKGLLTIRNPSSERRTWSFDPGSVFELPPEAPRSYSAISPNGKRLPFSELRAGEIVRMELEPFEVIVVEALPKPRA from the coding sequence ATGAGCGCATGTTCCCTTTCCATGGATATTCCCGGCGTGTTGACAGCCGCCAATGATTGGATTGAAATCAAGGTACACACGGCGGGAAGAAGACTTGCCGGAGTGACGTTTACGGACAAGCTCAATGGTTGCGCCTACCGCTTCGGGGACGATATTTTCAGCATCCATCTGGATTACGGGATCAAGGAAGACGGAGTCACGGACGACGTTCCGAGCCCCCGCCCGCGCAAGATTTCCGCGGCCAGCCTGATGGCGGAAACGCCCGCCGGAGAGGAAATCCCGGGCAATCCCCAGGGCCGCAGGCTGGCGGACCGCCGTTCCGGCGTCAAGATAACAGTCCCCTTTGCCTGGGAGACGGAAGGCCTGGCCGTCACTTGGACTGCGGAACTGAGGGAAGGATCTCCCTATGCCCGTATTTTGCTGGACATTTGCCCCATGCAGTGGGCCTCCCCCATTCGCATGGTGCGTGTGCTTGAACTATCCGCGCCGGATATTCAGACGAGGGGTAGCGTGAAGGGTGTTCCGGCCACAGCATTTGGCGGCAGGCTGTTTGCCGGAGTGGAAAGTCCGCTTTCCTTCAACGGGGAAGAGGAAGGAAAACTGGTGGCTCAAATTTCCCGCAAGGCGGATATTCCCTCACGCACGCATTTAAATGTTTCCGCCGTGCTGGGCGTTGCCGCTCCGGGCCAACTGCGCCGAACCTTCCAGCTGCAATACCTGAACGAAGAGCGTGCTCGGCCCTACGGAGCCTTTCTGAATTACAATACGTGGTACGACACCCTGTTCGACCGCTATGACGAAGCTTTTGCCATGGAAGCCGTGAGCTTGTACGGCGAAGAGCTGGTCCGCAAGCGCGGAGCCGTGCTGGATTCCATCCTTTTTGACGACGGGTGGGACAATCCGGAAACGCTCTGGGAGTTCAACGAAGGGTTCAAACACGAGTTCCGCAACGTCCATAAGCTTGCCGCTTCCTACGGTGCCGGTCCCGGGGTATGGTTTTCTCCCTGGGGCGGTTATGGCCGGCCCAAACAGAACCGGCTGAATGCCGCGGGAGACTGTTTTGAAACAAACGAACGCGGCTTTGCCTTGAGCGGGCCGAAGTATTATAATTATTTCAAGGAAATGTGCCTGCACATGATCCGGAACAACGGCATCAACCATTTCAAGCTGGACGGCACTTCCGGGGAGGAAACGCAGCTTCCCGGAAGCCGGTTTGCCAGCGATTTCGAGGCCGTTATCCATCTGCTGGGGGAACTGCGCGACGAACGGCCGGACCTGTTCATCAATCTGACCACGGGCACGTGGGCTTCCCCCTTCTGGTTCGGCATCGCGGATTCCGTGTGGCGCGGGGGCTGGGACCATGAGTTTATTGGCGAAGGAACCATGAGGCAGAAGTGGATGACGTTCCGGGATTCCCGCATTTTCAACAACAACGTGGCCGTTTCCCCGCTATTTCCCATCAATTCCCTGATGAACCATGGCATCATTTACACGCGGAAGGCCCGCGGCCTGGATACGGTGGAAGGAACGGACCTGGAGGATGAAATCTGGTCAGCCTTCGGGTCCGGCACGCAAATGCAGGAGATTTACATGACACCGCAGCTGCTTGAGCCGTCCCAATGGGATACCCTGGCCAGGGCGGCCATCTGGGCCAGGGAGAATAATGAAACGCTGGTGGACGTACACTGGGTGGGCGGCAGTCCCATGGAATTGCAGGTGTACGGCTGGTCCGCATGGTCTCCGGCCAAGGGGCTTCTCACCATCCGTAACCCTTCCTCGGAACGGCGCACCTGGAGTTTTGATCCCGGCTCCGTCTTTGAACTGCCGCCGGAAGCTCCGCGCAGTTATTCCGCCATTTCTCCCAATGGAAAGCGGCTCCCGTTCTCCGAGCTCCGCGCCGGAGAAATCGTCCGGATGGAGCTGGAACCGTTCGAGGTGATCGTGGTGGAAGCCCTCCCAAAACCGCGTGCGTGA